Sequence from the Qipengyuania pelagi genome:
TCGACACCGAGATCGCGCACGGCATGATGCGCGATCTCGAACGATCTTTGCCCGACCTTCCAGCCCGCCGCTTCGGCACGCTCGCGATCAGCGGGGCCGACCAGTTCGATTACACTGATCCGGTGGACAATTCGGTCAGCCGCAACCAGGGCATCCGCATCTTCTTCGAAGACGGTGCCCGGATCGTGTTTCGCCTGTCCGGCACCGGAACCGACGGTGCGACCTTGCGCATCTATCTCGAACGCTACGAGCCTCCGGCGGGGGACCTTGATGCCGAGGTTTCCCCCATGCTGGCGGAACTCGCCAAGGTGGCTGGGACTTTGACCGATCTCGAAACCCGAACGGGGCGCACCCGGCCGGACGTCATCACATGAACCGAAATTCGACACGCACGGAGAAATTTCAATGAGCTACAAACAGATCAGGAAAGCTGTTTTTCCGGTAGCCGGCATGGGCACGCGGTTTCTGCCCGCGACGAAAGCCGTGCCGAAGGAACTGCTGCCGATCGTCGATCGGCCGCTGATCCAATATGCGGTGGACGAGGCGCGCGAGGCGGGCATCGAACAGATGATCTTCGTGACCGGCCGCGGAAAGACCGCCATCGTTGAACATTTCGACATCGCCTTCGAACTCGAGACGACGATGAGCGAGCGGAGCAAGGACCTGGGCGTCCTCGATCCGACCCGCGCGACGCCGGGCGACATCATCACGGTACGCCAGCAAGTGCCGATGGGCCTCGGCCACGCGATCTGGTGCGCGCGCGCAGTGGTGGGTGACGAGCCCTTCGCGATCTTCCTGCCCGACGAACTCATGATCGGCGAACGCGGCGGCGCGGGCTGCATGAAGCAGATGGTCGATGCTTATGCCAGGACCGGAGGCAATCTCGTCAGCGTCCTCGAAGTGCCGCATGAAGAGGTGTCGAGCTACGGCGTGATCGATCCCGGCGCAGCCAGCGGCAATCTGACGGAAGTGAAGGGGTTGGTGGAAAAGCCCGCCGTGGCCGATGCCCCTTCGAACAAGATCGTATCGGGCCGCTACATTCTCCAGCCCGAGGTGATGCGGATCCTCGAAGACCAGGAAAAGGGTGCCGGCGGCGAAATCCAGCTGACCGATGCGATGGCCAAGATGATCGGCGACCAGCCGTTCCACGCCGTCACCTTCGATGGAAAACGGTACGATTGCGGCAGCAAGCTCGGTTTCGTGGAAGCGACTCTGGCCCTTGCCCTGCAACGCGAGGACATGGGCAGCAGCGTGCGCGAAATCGCGCAGCGTCTCCTGTCTGAATGACTGGCGGCGCCGCCATCAGCCCATGAGGCGGCGCCGCGCTGATCGAACGATGGCTGGGGGTTTGAGAACCGATGCGCAAGGCTAGCACGCGACCACTGCGGATCCTCGCACCGACACGATATCCGTGGCGCTTCAACAGTCCCCGGCATTCGCGCCATGCGATCACCAACCAACCGTTCCTGCCGATGAACAAGATCGACGAGCGGATCGAGGGCTTCACCATCTTTCCGCCGACCATGCGGAGATACGATCTGGTCCACGCGTTCAATCGGATTCCGGTGGGCCGGGCGCCCTATCTCATCGGGTTCGAATCCCACCTGCCGCGTGCGTTTTCGCTGGAATCCACCGCCTATTTCAAAGCTCTGACCAAATCGCTCGCTGGCAAGCGTTGCAGGGGGGTCGTCGCTATCTCCCGGTACTCCGAACGGATCTTCCGCAAAACGCACGCCGATAGCGCCATGGCGGAGGAGCTTTATGAAAAGCTGGAGATGCGGTATCCCAATATCGAGATCCCCGCCGTCGAGGATCAGGCGCCCGATTTGAACGGCCCGCTGCAACTGGTCTTCGTGGGGCATCATTTCGCCCGCAAGGGCGGCTGCGTCGCGGTTCGCCTGGCCGAACTCGCGCAGGAGGCGGGGGTCGATATGCGCATCACCATCGTTTCCGGGCTGGCGATGGGCGGCGCTATCTGGACCGATCCCGCGCGCGAGGAATATTATGAAACCTGGGCAGACCGCCTGGAGGGAAGCAACATAACCCATCACCCATCGCTTCCCAACGATCAGGTTCAGACGCTGTTGCGGGGCGCGCATTTCTGTCTTTTGCCGACCTTCGGCGACACGTTCGGATACAGCGCCATCGAAGCGATGGCCAATCATTGCCCGATGATCGCCACCCGGCAGGGCGCGCTGCCGGAGTTCATCGAAGACGACAGCAATGGCATCCTGCTCGATCTTCCCGTCGATGGCGACGGCGATTGGATCCACAGCTCCTCGCCGGACAGGGATACGCCGGGTTTCGAGCGTATGTTTACGGACGAGATCGAGCGTTTGGCCGAAACCGCGCTGACACGCGTGGTCGACTATCTCAACAATCCAGCCCGCTATCGTGCTCTGCGCATAGAAGCGCGCCGCACTGTCGAGACGACGTTCGCCGCGACCGATGCGAACGAATTCTGGGACCGACGCTACGAGGAAGCAGTCGGGTGATTCCGCCTCGCCGTCGCAAGGTCCCGAAGCGCCTATCGCTCCTGGGTGCCCTTGCCGCATTGGTACTCTGTGCCCTTGGGATCGCGGTCCTCGCGCAAAATGCGACCGGCGGATCGCTGCTGACGGCCCTGACGCCCGAGCCTGCGCCCGGCTCGGTTCCGAATCCCTATTGCCGGTCGCAACCGAGCGGCGATCTTCCTCCGCTCGACGTGTCCGACATGCGCCTGTGGAATTACGACGCCGCCTGGCACGCCTCGCAATGGGACAATGCTTTCAGCCGCATCCCCTGGCGATCCGACCATGTGTCGCTCGCGGCGAATGGTGATGTGGTTCTGCGGCTCGACGGTTCGGGCGCTCCGCAGATCAAGTCCGGAAGCCGGATCGCGATGGCCGACAAGGGCACATGGGAAACCGAAGTCACCCTGCCCGAAATGCGCGAGGGCATGGTCGTCGCCCCGCTATGGCTATTCAATCAGGACCGGCGCGAGGAGATCGATTTCGAATTCGCGGGCAGGAAGAGCCTCGACTTGAGCCTCCACGCCTATCCCAGAGGCGAGCATCGCAAGACGACGGTGTCGGTTTTCAAGGGCATGGACTTTTCGAATTGCACGGTCCGCTTCAAGATCGTCGCCGACATACCTGCAGGCTGGGCGTCGCTCTATGTCGAGGACGAGTTGGTTCATCGCTTCGAAAGGAAAGACCTCGGATATTTCGTCACTGGCAAGACGCGTCCGATCATCGAGATGTGGGCGGGGCGCGACGACCATGAGGGGTTCGTCCAGTGGCTCGGCAAGTGGCGGGATCTGCCGCCGGGAAAGACCTTGACCATGCGGGTTCACGGCTATCGTTTCTCACCCGCGACGGATGACCGATAGGTTGGCGTGAACCAGGTTGCAGCAAGATATGGAAGGGCCCGACCCGCCGGGCGCGATCTGCGGATCGAGAGCGCGATCGACATCGCCATGGTGTGCGCGGTTCTGTTCGCTATCCTCTTCAATATCTGGATCGGACCGCTGACGCCTTTGATCCTGACCGGCGTCACGGCTGTCTACTGCGTGATCCGGCGTGAGCGATTGCCAGCCCTCCTGCTCGACACGTGGCCGCTGCTGCTCCTCCCTGCTCTCGCGATCGCCTCGGTCCTGTGGTCGATCAACGGGGGAGAGTCGATGAAGGCAGGTCTCCTCTATCTGCTGACGGTCCTCGTCGCCCTGATCCTGGGGTCGGGGGTCCGGCGCATCGATCTTCTAAAAGCGGTGTTCTTCTCGTTTCTGATCTTCACCATCCTGTCGTGGATCTACGGCTATTCCCAGATCGGCCAGCGCGCCTTCCAGGGGCTCCTCGCGTCGAAGAACGCGATGGGCGAGCTGAGCGGGGGCCTCGTCCTGGCGGCGATCTGCCTCTTTTCCGACGCGGTCTCGCGCCGAAAATGGCTGCTTGGGATCACATGCCTCCTGGGCCTCGCGCTCGGCGCCGTGAGCCTGTGGCTGGCGGAAGCGACGACGGCGACGATCGCCACCGGAACCGCGTCCCTTTGCGCGATCGTCTGGCTCACGACCCTGCGGCTCGACGCCCAGTCGCGAACCTTCCTGTTCCTGTTCGCGATCATCTTCAGCGCCATCGTGTTCGGCATATTCTACTCTTTCCAGGACGTCATTTTCGATTACGTCCTGGGCGCCAGCGGAAAGGATACCACGCTTACCGGCCGAACGGATATCTGGCGCGTCGCCGATGGCCTGATAGCGGAGCGACCATGGCTCGGCATCGGCTACAACACGTTCTGGCATCCCGGCAATCTCGAAGCCGAGGCCTTGTGGAGGCAGTTCGGAATCGGAAACCGCAGCGGGTTCAATTTCCACAACACCTATCGCGAGATCACGGTCCATCTGGGCTATGTGGGCTTCGCGCTGTTCCTGGCCGTATCCGTCATCGGCACGCTCGGCCTGTTTCTGGGAACGATGCGCAAGCCCAGCATCCCGCTCGTTTTCCTGAGCGCGCTCATGATAAGTTCGGCGATCAAACTGCCCTTCGAAAGCTTCGGCTTCGGGGCCATGCAGCTGTTCGGCATCCTGACCTTCGCAGCGATCTCGGCAGGCTACACGACCTTCAAACTGCGCAGTAGCTGAGCGGTCGGGCGCGATGGCCTAGCGTTGCCAGCCCTGCTTGTACCGCTCGAACCAGGCGAGGATCGCCGCCGCCTTGGCGGCACTGTGCGATGGACGCGCCGCGATGCTCCCATGGCTCGCGCCGGGCACCTTGACCAGGGCGGTCGGCACGCCGCGCAGGCGCAGCGCGGTGTAATACTGCTCGGATTCGCTGACCGGGGTGCGATAATCCTCGCTTCCCACCACGACCAGCGTGGGCGTTTCCACATTGCCGACCAGCGAGAGCGGCGAGCGCGACCAGTAGAGATCGGGATCTTCCCACGGCTGCGCGCCCAGCCAATAAGTGCCGAAGAAGGCCGCGCCATCGGCGGTGAGCACCTGGGTCGCCCAATTGATGACCGGCTTCTGAGTCGCCGCAGCCTTGAACCGGTCAGTCTTGCCGACGATCCAGCTGGTCAGCACGCCGCCACCCGATCCGCCAGTCACGAACAGGGCGTCGGGGTCCGCGATACCCTCGGCGATCGCCGCGTCGACGATGCTGATGAGGTCAAAATAGTCGTTGCCCGGATAGGTCTTGTCGATGGCGTTCGCAAAAGCCTCGCCATAGCTCGTCGAGCCGCGCGGATTGGGCGAGAGCACGGCATAGCCCGCTGCGGCATACAGCTGGTTGTCGGTCGCGAAATGCGGGCCGTAGGCGGCAAAGGGCCCGCCGTGGATTTCCAGTATCAAGGGCACGCGCTGCCCCTCGACATAGCCGGGTGGGAGAGTCAGCCAACCTTCGATCGTCATCCCGTCATGGCTGGACGCGGTCGTGATCTTGCGCACCTCGCCCATCACCTTCGCCTCACGCAGGGAGCGGTTGAGATCGGTCAGGATACGCGTGTCGCCGCCGCGCGTGAAGCGCAGTTCGGCGGGGCGCGTCGGCGGCCCGCCGGTCGACGCGATCGCGTCATTGTCCGAAACCGAGAAGCTCCCCCCGGTATAGGGCCGGTCGAGCCCGCCGCCGGAAAGCCCCTCAACGACATCGCGGACCGATCCGTCGAGCGCGATGCGCGCCACGCGGGTCTCCCCCGCGATATCGTATTGGGCATAGATGGCGCGGCCATCGGAAGCCCATTCGATGCCCGTGGGGCTGAAGTCCCAATCCCCGGTCAGCAGGCGCCGGTTCGATCCATCGCGATCCATCACGTAGAGATCGTCGTTCTCGTAAGCGCGCAGTGCATCGTCGAAGCCGAGATAGGCGATTCTGCGCCCATCGGGCGAAACGCGGGG
This genomic interval carries:
- a CDS encoding family 16 glycosylhydrolase, translating into MVLCALGIAVLAQNATGGSLLTALTPEPAPGSVPNPYCRSQPSGDLPPLDVSDMRLWNYDAAWHASQWDNAFSRIPWRSDHVSLAANGDVVLRLDGSGAPQIKSGSRIAMADKGTWETEVTLPEMREGMVVAPLWLFNQDRREEIDFEFAGRKSLDLSLHAYPRGEHRKTTVSVFKGMDFSNCTVRFKIVADIPAGWASLYVEDELVHRFERKDLGYFVTGKTRPIIEMWAGRDDHEGFVQWLGKWRDLPPGKTLTMRVHGYRFSPATDDR
- a CDS encoding glycosyltransferase family 4 protein translates to MNKIDERIEGFTIFPPTMRRYDLVHAFNRIPVGRAPYLIGFESHLPRAFSLESTAYFKALTKSLAGKRCRGVVAISRYSERIFRKTHADSAMAEELYEKLEMRYPNIEIPAVEDQAPDLNGPLQLVFVGHHFARKGGCVAVRLAELAQEAGVDMRITIVSGLAMGGAIWTDPAREEYYETWADRLEGSNITHHPSLPNDQVQTLLRGAHFCLLPTFGDTFGYSAIEAMANHCPMIATRQGALPEFIEDDSNGILLDLPVDGDGDWIHSSSPDRDTPGFERMFTDEIERLAETALTRVVDYLNNPARYRALRIEARRTVETTFAATDANEFWDRRYEEAVG
- the galU gene encoding UTP--glucose-1-phosphate uridylyltransferase GalU; amino-acid sequence: MSYKQIRKAVFPVAGMGTRFLPATKAVPKELLPIVDRPLIQYAVDEAREAGIEQMIFVTGRGKTAIVEHFDIAFELETTMSERSKDLGVLDPTRATPGDIITVRQQVPMGLGHAIWCARAVVGDEPFAIFLPDELMIGERGGAGCMKQMVDAYARTGGNLVSVLEVPHEEVSSYGVIDPGAASGNLTEVKGLVEKPAVADAPSNKIVSGRYILQPEVMRILEDQEKGAGGEIQLTDAMAKMIGDQPFHAVTFDGKRYDCGSKLGFVEATLALALQREDMGSSVREIAQRLLSE
- a CDS encoding alpha/beta hydrolase family protein, giving the protein MKLLAILAGSTALAFLPTGLAAQDAVPPESQTEAPQAASATGTVREGPERRFTGADLFDLAIASDPQISPDGSRIAYVRRSNDVMSDSTRSAIWLVDTRTGEETPLAGQDGNAFSPSWSPKGDRLAYVSTSGGSAQLWVRFMDAGEAVRLTGLPTAPSSMAWSPDGRSIAYTMLVEDDAPKLGSAPMNRPEGAEWAEPLEIYDLLTYRADGAGYLKPGFEKIFVIPATGGAPRQLTFGPNHDGGPLSWSPDGRTIYFGANRNDDWQTDPLEGEIHALDVMSGRVTQLTSRDGPDHSPRVSPDGRRIAYLGFDDALRAYENDDLYVMDRDGSNRRLLTGDWDFSPTGIEWASDGRAIYAQYDIAGETRVARIALDGSVRDVVEGLSGGGLDRPYTGGSFSVSDNDAIASTGGPPTRPAELRFTRGGDTRILTDLNRSLREAKVMGEVRKITTASSHDGMTIEGWLTLPPGYVEGQRVPLILEIHGGPFAAYGPHFATDNQLYAAAGYAVLSPNPRGSTSYGEAFANAIDKTYPGNDYFDLISIVDAAIAEGIADPDALFVTGGSGGGVLTSWIVGKTDRFKAAATQKPVINWATQVLTADGAAFFGTYWLGAQPWEDPDLYWSRSPLSLVGNVETPTLVVVGSEDYRTPVSESEQYYTALRLRGVPTALVKVPGASHGSIAARPSHSAAKAAAILAWFERYKQGWQR
- a CDS encoding O-antigen ligase family protein, with amino-acid sequence MNQVAARYGRARPAGRDLRIESAIDIAMVCAVLFAILFNIWIGPLTPLILTGVTAVYCVIRRERLPALLLDTWPLLLLPALAIASVLWSINGGESMKAGLLYLLTVLVALILGSGVRRIDLLKAVFFSFLIFTILSWIYGYSQIGQRAFQGLLASKNAMGELSGGLVLAAICLFSDAVSRRKWLLGITCLLGLALGAVSLWLAEATTATIATGTASLCAIVWLTTLRLDAQSRTFLFLFAIIFSAIVFGIFYSFQDVIFDYVLGASGKDTTLTGRTDIWRVADGLIAERPWLGIGYNTFWHPGNLEAEALWRQFGIGNRSGFNFHNTYREITVHLGYVGFALFLAVSVIGTLGLFLGTMRKPSIPLVFLSALMISSAIKLPFESFGFGAMQLFGILTFAAISAGYTTFKLRSS